The following is a genomic window from Flavobacteriales bacterium.
AGGTCTTCCCCGAGGTGCGCGTCGTGAACGTGGATGCCAACCTGCAGTGGTCCAACAGCACCCTGGTGAAGTCCGGGGAGACCTATGTGGACTTCCTGCAGCAGGGCAATGAGCGTTGGGGCGATTACACCGGCATGGCCCGGCGCCACAGCGCCAACCCACCGCGTGTCTGGCTGGCGGCCTGCTATGGAGCGAACATCCAGGGCGGCCTGCAGAACACGTGGAAGACCTGGGTGGCCGAAGTGGGCGACGTTGGATCGTCGGTCATCCCGGAGGAGGCCGTGACGATGCAGGTCTCCGTGGCTCCCAACCCCACGGTGGACCTGTTCCGGCTCACCTTCCACATCGACGCGTTCGCGATCTACACTATCGAGGTGCTCGACCTGAACGGCCGCGTGGTGAAGACGCTGTACCAGGACGGGCTCACCGCAGGCGACCACCAGCTGTCGTTCAACCGCAACGCGTTGAGCGCCGGCCAATACATCATCGCCATCCGGAGTGGATCACAACCCATCGCGCATGAGCCCCTCGTCATCCATTAGTGTGGTGCTCGCCGCGCTGTTCATGGCGTGCTGCGGGCAGAAGGGCGCCACCGAAGGCAGTGCCGCGCCGGCGTCGGGCGGCCCACAGAAGGTGGTGGTGAAGGACGGGGAGCGCACGGAGGCCCCGCGCCCCGGCAGCAACGATCCCGCCGCGCTCGACAGCATCAAGCAGGAGAAGGCCCGGGAGAAGAACAAGCCCTGAGCCCGAACATCCCACAACGCAAAGGCCCCGCTCATCGAGCGGGGCCTTTGCATTGTGGGATGGGAACGACCCTGAAGGGGTCGCAGGTATGTCGATGGTGCTCCGCGTTCCGCATCCGACCCTGAAGGGGTCGCAGGCATCTCGGAGATGTTCCGCGCACTGCATCCGACCCTGAAGGGGTCACAGGCATCTTGGTCAGCATCCCTGCGCGTTCGACCCGCCGGACGGCGGGGTCGCAGGCCTTCAGCCTTTCAGCACCTCCTTCACCTTGGCGCCGATGGTGGTGTGGCTGATCTCTTCATCCCGACGGGCACTAATTTGGACGCATGTCGCATCTGCTGACCACAACGCTTCTCCTCGTCCTGACCAGCGCACATGCCCAGGTGAGTGAATCAAGGCGTTTCCTCGATGATGTCCTAAAGAAGGGGGAGATCCTCCCCAGAGAACTGAACGACAGCCTTATCGGCAAGGACTTCGGTCCGCTATGGACCGGTACGCCTAACTGGGCTATCTATGGTTTCATCGGCGACGACTACCAGCGACTGCGTGTGAAGTTCATCTCCGTGATCAGGGAACCATCCTACCCGGCCGTGTACCGCGTCTATGGTAAGGACATGGTGAAGAACAACATCTGTGAATTCCAAGGTGAGATCACGATCACCAACATTCGCCAATACGATGACATTTCCTATGGTCTGGATGAGGCTTGGCGGGATAGTGCCATTCAGGGACGGTTCCTGGTCTGCGGGCGCTACGAGCTTTTGGAGGATCCATCCCAGAAGCAAGCAGGCCTGTTCATAGGCGGGTTCGCATCATTCTTTTACATAGACCGCACTGGAGCCGTGCGGTACGACGATATCGACGATGTGGCGGACGGATATACGAATAACCAATTCGTTGGTGAGTGGTCCTCCTACGATGGAAAGTTCCGCAAGCGATGCAATTGGGGGGACGATCGCATCCCGAACTCGGGAGACCTCGACATGGGCGCAGGAGATTTCTCTCCAGCAGAGGAGTTCAGTTCAAAAGGCTGGGAAAATATCAGCCTGAGCTACCAGATCGGACCCGCTGGAGACCGAGCTCGAGCTGCCGAGCGCGAGATATGGTGGAAGTAGTTGGTCAGTTTCCCGTGCACCCGACCCTGAAGGGGTCGCAGGCATCTTGGAGATGTCCCGCACACTGCATCCGACCCTGATGGGGTCGCAGGCAGCTTGATCAGTTTCCCGTGCACCCGACCCTGAAGGGGTCGCAGGCAGCTTGGAGATGTCCCGCACACAGCATTCGACCCTGAAAGGGTCACAGGCATCTTGGTCAGCATCCCTGCGCGTTCGACCCGCCGGACGGCGGGGTCGCAGGCCTTCAGCCTTTCAGCACCTCCTTCACCTTGGCGCCGATGGTGGCGGGGCTGTCCACCACGTGGATGCCGCATTCGCGCATGACGGCCTTCTTCGCGGCCGCGCTCTCATCGGCACCGCTCACGATGGCGCCGGCGTGGCCCATGGTGCGACCCTTGGGGGCGGTCTCCCCGGCGATGAAGCCGATGACGGGCTTCTTGCAATGGGCCTTGATCCACCGCGCGGCCTGGATCTCCAGGTCGCCGCCGATCTCGCCGATCATCACGATGGCCTTGGTCTCGGGGTCGTTGGCGAAGAGCTGCACGGCCTCCAGGGTGGTGGTGCCGATGATGGGATCGCCGCCGATGCCGATGGCCGTGGTGATGCCCATGCCGGCCTTCACCACCTGGTCCGCCGCCTCGTAGGTGAGCGTGCCGCTCTTGCTCACGATGCCCACGGGACCCTTCTTGAACACGAAGCCCGGCATGATGCCCACCTTGCATTCATCGGCGGTGATGACACCCGGACAGTTGGGGCCGATGAGCGTGCAGCCCTTGCCGCGGATGTACTCGCGGGCGGCGACCATGTCCTTCACCGGGATGCCCTCGGTGATGCACACGATCACCCGGATGCCGGCCTCGGCCGCCTCCATGATGGCGTCGGCCGCGAAGGCGGGCGGGACGAAGATGATGCTGACGTCGGCCCCGGTGGCCTTCACCGCGTCGCTCACCGTCTCGAACACAGGACGGTCCAGGTGCTGCTGTCCCCCCTTGCCCGGGGTGACGCCGCCGACGACGTTGGTGCCGTACTCGATCATCTCCCGGGCGTGGAAGGTGCCTTCGCTGCCGGTGACGCCCTGGACGATGACCTTGCTCTTCGAATGGACGAGGACGCTCATGGGAGGATGCGGGGCCGGGTTGATCCGGCGGCCGCGAAAGTAAGCCTCACCCCCGATCGGGACGGAGGCCGATGCGCTGGTCCATCCGGTGGAGGAACCCGCGGATGTAGAAAAATGTGGCGAGCATGATGGCCGAACCGCCCAGGAAGGGCAGCAGGTGCCACAGCTCGTAGGCGCGGCCCGCCATGAAGGGACCGGCGATGCGACCCAGGCTGCCGAAGCTCTGGTTCATGCCCAGCACCTGGCCCTGCTCCTTCTGGTCGGCCTGCCGCGTGAGCATGGCGGCCAGCGACGGCCACAGCATGCCGTTGCCCAGCGCGAGGCAGGCGATGGGCCCGAAGGCGGCCGGGATGAACCAGGCCCGGGGCACCAGGCCGGTGAGCGCCAGCCCGACCGCCACGAGGATGGTGCCCATGATCACCAGACGACGCTCGCCGAAGCGCTTGTTGAGCCAGCCCAGCAGCCCGCCCTGCACGATGGCGCTGGCCAGGCCCACCGCCGCGAACATGTAGCTGATCTGCGCCTCGGTGAGGCCATAGTCGTCCTTCCACAGCAGCGGCACGGCGGTCTGCATCATGCTGAAGGCGGCGATGTAGATGAAGCCGATGAGGTAGATGTCGCGGAACCGGATGTCGCGCAGCGCCCGCACCGTGGCGGTGATAGGCGCGAAGCGGATGGGCGCGTGCGGATCGCGTTGGTGCAGCGACTCGGGCAGCAGCAGCCAGATGCCGAGCAGGTTCACCAGGCAGAGGCATGCGGCCACGTAGCCTACCCAGGCGGTGCCGAAGTAGTGGTACACCACCCCGCCGAGCGGCGGGCCCGCGATGAAGCCCAGACCGAAGGCGGCGCCCACTAGGCCCAGCGACTTGGCACGGTGCTCCGGTGGCGTGATGTCGGTGATGTAGGCCTGCGCTGCGGCGATGTTGGCCGAGCCCACCCCCGTGAGCATGCGGCTGATGAACAAGAGCACGATGCCATGGGCGAAGGAGAACAGCAGATAGCTGACCCCGCTGATGGCGACGGCGATGGCGATCACCGGCCGACGGCCGTAGCGGTCGCTCACCGCACCCCAGAACGGGCCGAAGAGGTACATGAGCACTGAGAACACCACCGCCGTATCGCCCACCAGCGCGTCGCTGGCGCCCAGGTCACGCGCCACGAAGGGCACCACCGGGATGAAGATCCCGAAGCCCATCAGGTCGATGAAGATGGTCAGGAACAGGATGACCAGCCGACGGTCCATGGGGCGCGAAGGTCGGTCGGAACATGGACTTCCTGTTCCGCCACCGGCGCATACCACGCGCCCGGTCCGCCCGTTCCACCCACGCCACGCCCATGAGGACCGCCCTTCGCACCTCCGCTTCCCTGGCCGTGTTCACGGTCCTCCTCCTCAGCCTCCTGATCGATCCGTGGATGCCCCTGCATGCCAGCTGGCCCTTCACCCTCTCCCTCGGCCTGCTCACGGCGGCCGTCGCGGCCTGGGTGTCGGCCGCCAGCGCATGGCTGTCCCGCAGGACCATCGTGCTCATGGCTTTCCTGCTGGTGCTGTCGATGCGCTACTAGGACTTCAACAGCCGCAAGCCCTTCCTCCGGAGCT
Proteins encoded in this region:
- the sucD gene encoding succinate--CoA ligase subunit alpha, whose translation is MSVLVHSKSKVIVQGVTGSEGTFHAREMIEYGTNVVGGVTPGKGGQQHLDRPVFETVSDAVKATGADVSIIFVPPAFAADAIMEAAEAGIRVIVCITEGIPVKDMVAAREYIRGKGCTLIGPNCPGVITADECKVGIMPGFVFKKGPVGIVSKSGTLTYEAADQVVKAGMGITTAIGIGGDPIIGTTTLEAVQLFANDPETKAIVMIGEIGGDLEIQAARWIKAHCKKPVIGFIAGETAPKGRTMGHAGAIVSGADESAAAKKAVMRECGIHVVDSPATIGAKVKEVLKG
- a CDS encoding MFS transporter, which codes for MDRRLVILFLTIFIDLMGFGIFIPVVPFVARDLGASDALVGDTAVVFSVLMYLFGPFWGAVSDRYGRRPVIAIAVAISGVSYLLFSFAHGIVLLFISRMLTGVGSANIAAAQAYITDITPPEHRAKSLGLVGAAFGLGFIAGPPLGGVVYHYFGTAWVGYVAACLCLVNLLGIWLLLPESLHQRDPHAPIRFAPITATVRALRDIRFRDIYLIGFIYIAAFSMMQTAVPLLWKDDYGLTEAQISYMFAAVGLASAIVQGGLLGWLNKRFGERRLVIMGTILVAVGLALTGLVPRAWFIPAAFGPIACLALGNGMLWPSLAAMLTRQADQKEQGQVLGMNQSFGSLGRIAGPFMAGRAYELWHLLPFLGGSAIMLATFFYIRGFLHRMDQRIGLRPDRG